One Brassica oleracea var. oleracea cultivar TO1000 chromosome C7, BOL, whole genome shotgun sequence genomic window carries:
- the LOC106302321 gene encoding F-box protein At3g28330-like, giving the protein MADLLSILSLTISPSFHSISLNNSLIHIACFAASVAAMNSASHDDNATVCCFCDVQVISDEPLELSNTLLESPFLRRLFLSRHQLSHSMWSLMVKDDQQEAVAHYRCDIWGHPTQQLGSYIATSITEAFLNHKQKYRQVGAVAYTDVGLILIQEDYWNLGLATLTDRDGVVLGYKVVLLYDAIPRKKSFSLLIYSSETGLWSQETVQFPYSFSRQEFRYSISLNGNLHWVARNNVNDEVVVSTDFYGSEHPLWVVGALHVSRGSLMYMNIAAQGDEHDKLSVWRLKSSWEWQIVSEVSYIGYKHPYIPLAINPFDAETVYFWSNDLDNQCLVSMNLRIGEFVFHGKLERSSSDGCIVKSPEGHTFIQLAQEFS; this is encoded by the exons ATGGCTGATTTGTTGTCGATCCTAAGCTTGACTATCTCGCCTTCTTTTCATAGTATCTCACTCAACAATTCCTTGATCCACATAGCTTGCTTCGCTGCTTCTGTTGCTGCCATGAATTCTGCTTCGCATGATGACAATGCAACCGTCTGCTGCTTCTGCGACGTCCAAGTAATCAGTGATGAACC CTTGGAATTATCCAACACACTACTCGAATCTCCCTTTCTCCGTAGGCTTTTCCTTTCTCGCCATCAACTCTCACACTCTATGTGGTCGCTCATGGTGAAAGATGATCAGCAAGAAGCCGTTGCTCACTACAGATGCGACATTTGGGGTCATCCAACACAACAACTTGGCTCTTACATCGCCACTTCCATTACCGAAGCATTCTTAAACCACAAGCAAAAATACAGACAAGTCGGAGCCGTGGCTTACACGGATGTCGGGTTGATTCTTATCC AGGAGGATTACTGGAACCTAGGTTTAGCCACACTAACCGATAGAGATGGCGTCGTTTTGGGTTACAAAGTCGTTCTTCTATATGATGCTATACCACGGAAAAAGAGTTTTAGTTTGCTGATATATTCGTCAGAGACTGGCTTGTGGAGTCAAGAAACCGTACAGTTTCCTTACTCTTTTAGCCGTCAGGAGTTTCGCTATTCCATTAGCTTGAACGGAAATCTTCACTGGGTCGCTCGCAACAACGTGAATGATGAAGTTGTTGTATCCACCGACTTCTACGGTTCTGAGCATCCT CTGTGGGTGGTCGGAGCGTTACATGTTTCTCGAGGGAGTCTCATGTATATGAACATTGCCGCTCAAGGCGATGAGCATGATAAACTAAGCGTGTGGAGGCTAAAGAGCAGCTGGGAATGGCAAATAGTATCTGAAGTATCCTACATTGGTTATAAACACCCTTATATTCCGTTGGCGATAAACCCCTTTGATGCTGAAACAGTCTACTTTTGGAGCAACGACTTGGACAACCAATGTTTGGTATCTATGAACTTGCGCATTGGCGAGTTTGTCTTCCACGGTAAGTTGGAACGTAGCAGCAGCGATGGTTGCATTGTCAAGTCCCCTGAAGGCCACACTTTTATACAGCTCGCCCAAGAATTTTCGTAG
- the LOC106304205 gene encoding 40S ribosomal protein S30 — protein MGKVHGSLARAGKVRGQTPKVAKQDKKKKPRGRAHKRLQHNRRFVTAVVGFGKKRGPNSSEK, from the exons ATGG GGAAGGTGCACGGTTCATTGGCTCGTGCCGGTAAGGTGAGGGGTCAGACACCGAAAGTCGCCAAGCAGGACAAAAAGAAGAAGCCCCGTGGCCGTGCTCACAAGCGATTGCAACACAACCGCCGTTTCGTCACCGCCG TTGTTGGCTTTGGCAAGAAGAGAGGACCAAACTCATCAGAGAAGTAG
- the LOC106302322 gene encoding uncharacterized protein At4g04775-like: MGQDYSYSQPSSSDEFDMTYLLEAEAALYANEGQSSFSVGEPVRNPPEADDGIPTRCYCGSEAAIATSYTRKDPGRLYYTCENRDDGGCHIWKWWDVAVTEEVFEVQRELRLLKEQGFECDQKLLKLQKTVCELKKNKESTNGYALEVCVMVSVLVFLGLALLFVNGLTSKSSSSLDHMTRL; encoded by the exons ATGGGACAAGACTATTCGTACAGCCAGCCGTCTTCGTCAGATGAGTTCGACATGACGTACCTTCTTGAAGCAGAGGCTGCTCTTTATGCAAATGAAGGACAGAGTAGTTTCTCTGTTGGCGAGCCGGTTCGCAACCCACCTGAGGCTGATGATGGCATCCCAACGAGATGTTACTGTGGCAGTGAGGCTGCTATTGCAACATCTTACACGCGAAAAGATCCAGGGAGGTTGTACTACACGTGCGAGAATAGAGATGATGGGGGCTGCCACATATGGAAATGGTGGGATGTGGCAGTCACGGAGGAGGTGTTTGAGGTTCAGAGAGAACTCAGGCTGCTTAAGGAGCAAGGTTTCGAGTGTGATCAGAAGCTGCTTAAGCTACAGAAGACCGTCTGTGAGCTCAAGAAGAACAAAGAGTCTACAAATGGCTATGCATTGGAAGTTTGTGTAATGGTCTCCGTATTGGTTTTTCTAGGTTTGGCGCTTTTGTTTGTCAATG GATTAACGAGCAAGTCATCAAGTTCGTTGGATCATATGACGCGGCTCTGA
- the LOC106302323 gene encoding glutathione S-transferase T2-like, with protein MKAALEYFFNRHGTKFVMEHAWRELRHDQKWASTYVGKDGGNEKRKQVDIEEEVGEPEGRPIGIKASKAAAKKKKNGKEESLSQIQAIMEMKSKVSKQKLLERLLSKKDPLTEMETSLKLKLMSDML; from the coding sequence ATGAAAGCTGCTCTAGAGTACTTCTTCAATCGTCACGGGACCAAGTTTGTCATGGAACATGCATGGAGGGAATTGAGGCATGACCAGAAATGGGCCTCCACCTATGTGGGTAAGGACGGTGGGAATGAAAAGCGGAAACAAGTTGATATAGAAGAAGAAGTGGGAGAACCAGAGGGTAGACCTATAGGGATCAAGGCTTCTAAAGCTGCTGCTAAGAAGAAGAAGAATGGTAAAGAAGAGTCGTTGTCACAGATTCAGGCCATAATGGAGATGAAGTCAAAAGTGTCAAAACAGAAGTTGCTTGAACGTCTACTTAGCAAAAAAGACCCACTCACTGAGATGGAAACATCTCTTAAGCTCAAACTCATGTCTGATATGTTATGA